A window of the Synechococcus sp. JA-3-3Ab genome harbors these coding sequences:
- a CDS encoding metallophosphoesterase family protein: MRRRQMILGLLGLAGSSGLVGAYWASRQRPASVPLSAEMGSPASPPPTPRPTPTVVPHPEAPRGLYIPARRDLRLMVISDLNGIYGSVDYDPEVDRAIRLIPYFQPDIVLGGGDMVAGQDPRLSEERIRAMWAAFDRHVAGPLRAAKLPYGFTLGNHDASCARSTRGGFLFQKERDLAREFWNDPAHDPGLNFVDRGDFPFYYTFEKDGVFYLVWDATCNYIPPEQMAWAEAALASERAQKAKLRIVIGHLPLYAITVGRDDPGEVLLEADAKRALLEKYRVHTYISGHHHGYYPGHKGQLQLLHCGILGSGPRPLLNSPLPPRKTLTLIDVDFDAPEVTYYTTYHMRDLSVIDQAELPRFITGHNGLVLRRDVNWDNLTPEEIATCQARIGSLCRDD; this comes from the coding sequence ATGCGGCGGCGCCAAATGATCTTAGGCCTGTTGGGATTGGCCGGCAGCAGTGGATTGGTGGGGGCCTATTGGGCCAGTCGGCAGCGCCCTGCTTCTGTGCCTCTATCCGCAGAGATGGGATCCCCTGCTTCCCCGCCTCCTACCCCTCGGCCTACGCCCACAGTTGTCCCCCATCCGGAAGCTCCCCGGGGCCTTTACATCCCAGCCCGCCGCGATCTGCGCCTGATGGTGATCAGCGACCTGAATGGCATCTACGGCTCGGTGGACTACGACCCGGAGGTGGATCGGGCCATCCGCCTCATCCCCTATTTCCAGCCGGATATCGTCTTGGGGGGAGGGGACATGGTGGCTGGCCAAGATCCCCGCCTGTCGGAGGAGCGCATCCGCGCCATGTGGGCAGCCTTTGACCGGCATGTGGCCGGCCCGCTTCGTGCTGCCAAACTGCCCTACGGCTTCACGCTGGGCAACCACGATGCGTCCTGTGCCCGCAGCACGCGCGGGGGCTTTCTCTTCCAAAAAGAACGGGATCTGGCCCGCGAGTTTTGGAACGACCCGGCCCACGATCCCGGTTTGAATTTTGTGGATCGAGGCGACTTTCCCTTTTATTACACCTTCGAAAAAGACGGGGTGTTTTACTTAGTTTGGGATGCCACCTGCAACTACATCCCGCCGGAACAGATGGCCTGGGCAGAAGCGGCGCTGGCCAGCGAACGAGCCCAGAAGGCCAAGTTGCGCATCGTCATCGGTCACCTACCTCTCTATGCGATTACCGTCGGACGCGACGATCCGGGAGAGGTGCTGCTGGAGGCAGACGCCAAACGGGCCCTGCTGGAGAAATATCGCGTCCACACTTACATCAGCGGCCACCACCACGGCTACTACCCCGGCCACAAGGGGCAACTGCAACTGCTCCATTGCGGCATCCTCGGCTCCGGCCCCCGCCCCCTCCTGAATAGCCCCCTGCCCCCCCGCAAGACCCTTACCCTCATCGATGTGGACTTCGACGCTCCGGAGGTTACCTACTACACCACCTACCACATGCGGGATCTGAGCGTGATCGACCAAGCCGAACTGCCCCGCTTCATCACCGGCCACAACGGCCTGGTGCTGCGCCGCGATGTTAACTGGGATAACCTCACCCCCGAAGAAATCGCCACCTGCCAAGCTCGTATTGGATCCCTGTGCCGCGACGACTGA